From a single Stomoxys calcitrans chromosome 4, idStoCalc2.1, whole genome shotgun sequence genomic region:
- the LOC131996878 gene encoding aspartic and glutamic acid-rich protein-like, whose translation MVITLVFSIVFSLAFPLVYPILVFPVVFPVVFPVVFPVGFPVGFPVGFPVGFPVGFPVGFPVGFLVVFPLVYALGIPKRIPKGNQKANQRKVRREDQGEDQSKYQGEVQKEDQSEDQSEDQSEDQSEDQSEDQSEDQSEDQSKDQSEDQSEDQSEDQSEDQSEDQSEDQREDQSEDQSEDQSEDQSEDQSEDQSEDQSEDQSEDQSEDQSEDQSEDQSEDQSKDQSEDQSEDQREDHKKDQRKVQSLDPQKGKPMGRSKEGPKRKPKGSQ comes from the exons ATGGTCATCACCTTGGTCTTCTCCATAGTCTTCTCCTTGGCCTTCCCTTTGGTCTATCC GATTTTGGTGTTCCCTGTGGTCTTCCCTGTGGTCTTCCCTGTAGTCTTCCCTGTGGGCTTCCCTGTGGGCTTCCCTGTGGGCTTCCCTGTGGGCTTCCCTGTGGGCTTCCCTGTGGGCTTCCCTGTGGGCTTCCTTGTGGTCTTCCCATTGGTCTACGCTTTG GGAATCCCGAAGAGAATTCCAAAGGGAAACCAGAAGGCAAACCAAAGGAAAGTTCGAAGAGAAGACCAAGGCGAAGACCAAAGCAAATATCAAGGCGAAGTTCAAAAAGAAGATCAAAGCGAAGACCAAAGCGAAGACCAAAGCGAAGACCAAAGCGAAGACCAAAGCGAAGACCAAAGCGAAGACCAAAGCGAAGACCAAAGCAAAGACCAAAGCGAAGACCAAAGCGAAGACCAAAGCGAAGACCAAAGCGAAGACCAAAGCGAAGACCAAAGCGAAGACCAGAGAGAAGACCAAAGCGAAGACCAAAGCGAAGACCAAAGCGAAGACCAAAGCGAAGACCAAAGCGAAGACCAAAGCGAAGACCAAAGCGAAGACCAAAGCGAAGACCAAAGTGAAGACCAAAGCGAAGACCAAAGCGAAGACCAAAGCGAAGACCAAAGCAAAGACCAAAGCGAAGACCAAAGCGAAGACCAGAGAGAAGACCATAAGAAAGATCAAAGAAAAGTCCAGAGCTTAGACCCACAAAAGGGTAAACCAATGGGAAGGTCAAAAGAAGGACCTAAGAGAAAACCAAAGGGAAGCCAATAG